The following coding sequences are from one Capsicum annuum cultivar UCD-10X-F1 chromosome 3, UCD10Xv1.1, whole genome shotgun sequence window:
- the LOC107865871 gene encoding uncharacterized protein LOC107865871, which translates to MVLLTPPRTPARAAATAIAGSSKRLMANFIGSMSLLALWLKKAKRGIKTQKLGGDSPKKFLSTISNKAINFRHRKKSKGVLVDEDFGDGGLWQRGILMGDKCQPLDFSGVIYYDSEGKRLSEVPMRSPRASPLPSYLYASPRSAEVN; encoded by the coding sequence atggttctcCTAACACCACCACGAACTCCGGCTAGAGCGGCGGCGACGGCGATAGCCGGTTCATCAAAACGGCTCATGGCGAACTTCATCGGCTCGATGAGTTTACTAGCTTTATGGTTGAAGAAAGCAAAGCGaggaatcaaaactcaaaaactcGGGGGCGATTCGCCGAAGAAGTTTTTATCGACGATTAGTAACAAGGCGATTAATTTCAGGCATAGGAAGAAATCGAAAGGAGTGCTTGTAGACGAGGATTTCGGCGATGGAGGATTGTGGCAGAGAGGGATTTTGATGGGAGATAAATGTCAGCCGTTGGATTTTTCTGGTGTTATTTACTACGATAGCGAAGGGAAGAGATTGAGTGAAGTGCCGATGAGATCGCCGAGGGCGAGTCCGCTGCCGAGTTATCTTTATGCATCGCCGAGGTCAGCCGAAGTTAATTAG